From a region of the Drosophila virilis strain 15010-1051.87 chromosome 3, Dvir_AGI_RSII-ME, whole genome shotgun sequence genome:
- the LOC116650477 gene encoding glycoprotein-N-acetylgalactosamine 3-beta-galactosyltransferase 1 isoform X1, translated as MVSHRRGFHVFYLCIIVLLLVALYWKTLAQLKANRVGRIAKSGSIATQSIVADPLYDKIRVLCLVTYKYWYTDAARYVKRTWGKHCNVLLLVSGQADLELEPYVPLVNTTDNWTLVRQGLIYAFEYYQNDADWFLKIDDWSFVAVENLRYMLQKFSASEPIYLGYELKYPGTNLSFNYWKSGYVLSREALRRYTVEAKKSDSKHCMKMQGFTEDLELGRCLMNVGVVTGDTRDELGHETFIPIVTSELFIKGYDYIPWLRNMSWHSTDLHTVPISRRAITFHVSYPPRIFDLYYFMYHVRIFGKPLRNSMELLS; from the exons ATGGTTTCGCATAGACGTGGCTTCCATGTGTTCTACCTCTGCATCATAGTCCTGCTGCTGGTCGCGCTTTACTGGAAGACCCTGGCGCAACTGAAAGCCAACAGAGTGGGGCGCATTGCCAAGAGTGGGTCAATAGCAACACAATCCATAGTCGCTGATCCACTCTACGATAAGATTCGTGTCCTTTGCCTGGTGACCTACAAATATTGGTACACCGATGCGGCCAGGTATGTGAAACGCACCTGGGGCAAGCATTGCAATGTACTGCTGCTGGTTAGTGGGCAGGCGGATCTGGAGCTGGAGCCCTATGTGCCGCTGGTCAACACAACAGACAATTGGACGCTGGTGCGGCAGGGCCTTATCTACGCGTTCGAATACTACCAGAACGATGCCGATTGGTTTCTCAAAATCGACGACTGGAG TTTTGTAGCCGTGGAGAATCTCCGCTATATGCTTCAAAAATTTTCTGCCTCTGAACCTATTTATCTGGGCTATGAGCTCAAATACCCTGGCACCAACTTG TCCTTCAACTATTGGAAAAGCGGCTACGTGCTGAGCCGAGAGGCCTTAAGGCGTTATACAGTGGAGGCCAAGAAGTCAGACTCGAAGCATTGCATGAAAATGCAGGGCTTTACAGAGGATTTGGAGCTTGGGCGCTGTTTAATGAATGTGGGCGTGGTCACCGGCGATACTCGAGATGAGTTAGGTCACGAGACTTTTATACCGATCGTAACCAGCGAACTGTTTATAAAGGGCTACGATTATATTCCCTGGCTACGGAATATGAGTTGGCATTCAACGGATTTG CATACGGTGCCCATTTCAAGGCGGGCTATTACATTTCACGTGTCTTATCCACCCagaatatttgatttatattacTTTATGTATCATGTACGTATTTTTGGCAAACCTCTGCGCAATTCCATGGAGCTGTTGTCTTAA
- the LOC116650477 gene encoding glycoprotein-N-acetylgalactosamine 3-beta-galactosyltransferase 1 isoform X2 produces the protein MLQKFSASEPIYLGYELKYPGTNLSFNYWKSGYVLSREALRRYTVEAKKSDSKHCMKMQGFTEDLELGRCLMNVGVVTGDTRDELGHETFIPIVTSELFIKGYDYIPWLRNMSWHSTDLHTVPISRRAITFHVSYPPRIFDLYYFMYHVRIFGKPLRNSMELLS, from the exons ATGCTTCAAAAATTTTCTGCCTCTGAACCTATTTATCTGGGCTATGAGCTCAAATACCCTGGCACCAACTTG TCCTTCAACTATTGGAAAAGCGGCTACGTGCTGAGCCGAGAGGCCTTAAGGCGTTATACAGTGGAGGCCAAGAAGTCAGACTCGAAGCATTGCATGAAAATGCAGGGCTTTACAGAGGATTTGGAGCTTGGGCGCTGTTTAATGAATGTGGGCGTGGTCACCGGCGATACTCGAGATGAGTTAGGTCACGAGACTTTTATACCGATCGTAACCAGCGAACTGTTTATAAAGGGCTACGATTATATTCCCTGGCTACGGAATATGAGTTGGCATTCAACGGATTTG CATACGGTGCCCATTTCAAGGCGGGCTATTACATTTCACGTGTCTTATCCACCCagaatatttgatttatattacTTTATGTATCATGTACGTATTTTTGGCAAACCTCTGCGCAATTCCATGGAGCTGTTGTCTTAA
- the LOC6622453 gene encoding glycoprotein-N-acetylgalactosamine 3-beta-galactosyltransferase 1, producing MGQLLGTRRFFLSGKNKISIINPCSSYCAMVCSILRAIQKLAILGLLCLLVMKLLQRDPEPKAARSAPPAARIFCIISTYYYRQESTAVHVKRTWSKHCDKYLFVSDDAHEELEPAVFLNLNDKWMQMRAHFEYVYKYHFDEGDWFLYSNDDNFVVVENLRYMLQSYSPKELIYFGCKMRNAANQTFMYQRSGIVFSSAALRQFVLKAMPNETICSSSPQGDAATEQLGRCLSNVNVLAGDSRDHLGDHRFIPFVLKEHLGRPLNASLEYHKYFLDRFYYDILDLNVPASSRLICTKFEYMPHIYNFYYLTYQVRIFGASEARAWNEELEGVQAKFKVPHEK from the exons ATGGGACAGCTCTTAGGCACGCGACGCTTCTTTCTGagcggcaaaaataaaattagcatCATAAATCCGTGCAGCAGCTACTGTGCGATGGTCTGCTCCATACTCCGTGCCATTCAGAAACTGGCGATTCTCGGACTGCTCTGTCTGCTGGTCATGAAGTTGCTGCAAAGGGATCCAGAGCCAAAAGCTGCAAGGTCTGCTCCGCCCGCAGCGCGTATCTTTTGCATTATCTCCACCTACTACTATCGTCAAGAGTCGACGGCGGTGCATGTGAAACGCACCTGGTCCAAGCACTGTGATAAGTATCTATTTGTCAGCGATGATGCACACGAGGAGCTGGAGCCCGCCGTTTTTCTGAATTTGAATGATAAATGGATGCAAATGCGTGCTCACTTTGAGTACGTGTACAAATATCACTTCGACGAGGGCGATTGGTTTCTCTATTCCAATGATGATAA CTTTGTCGTGGTGGAGAACCTACGCTACATGCTGCAGTCCTACAGCCCCAAGGAGCTCATTTACTTTGGCTGCAAGATGCGCAATGCCGCCAACCAG ACCTTCATGTACCAGCGATCGGGTATTGTTTTTAGCAGCGCTGCACTTAGGCAATTCGTCCTGAAGGCCATGCCTAATGAGACCATCTGCAGCTCAAGCCCACAGGGCGACGCTGCAACTGAGCAATTGGGCCGTTGTCTCAGCAATGTGAATGTTCTAGCTGGCGATAGCCGAGATCACCTGGGCGATCACCGTTTTATACCTTTCGTATTGAAAGAACACCTGGGCAGACCACTGAATGCATCGCTGGAGTATCACAAATACTTCCTCGATCGGTTCTACTACGATATACTCGAT CTCAACGTGCCAGCCTCTTCGCGCCTAATTTGCACAAAATTCGAATATATGCCACATATATACAACTTTTATTATCTAACGTATCAGGTGAGGATATTTGGAGCCTCCGAAGCGAGAGCATGGAATGAAGAACTCGAAGGAGTCCAAGCCAAATTCAAGGTACCacatgaaaaataa
- the Pgant8 gene encoding polypeptide N-acetylgalactosaminyltransferase 8 isoform X1: protein MMLGRELLLRHKKTILMLLLFAVICNVIIYLYITDTKTEASTTRTTSTTAAAEFAPKMATTPHELIQPETLVMAGLGALGRPAESNWTAEQLLAMESSQRETGYNAWLSERISPARKLFDMRHRSCKKLKYPLEKLPAISVIITQHNEQPSVLIRTLSSLRSRTPARLLREIILVDDGSDLRQEHLARILDEQFRGLVQQQRLPRQLGLMQARLAGAEKALSKVLVFLDAHVEVTRGWLEPLLAPLLENNKTCCTPVVDTIDYETFAYRRGKPSRGFFDWDFNYVQLPLLKEEEQALPAPHDNPIMNGGLFAINRNWFFELGGYDEGLRIWGAEQFELSLKIWLCGGRLLEVPCSRVGHLFRNGGFHAQYMKTESGSKAVARNYRRVAEVWLDEYKDKLYANMPHLTHIKVGSLKKQKALRQRLNCKPFKWFLDHLGRDFLEQYPMDEPLDFAFGAVQSLAAPTLCLERTESAEHPQLLPCDEDLMYPKLEQKWSLSHFRDLHSSSRCLEVHQQHPNAEIWLWQCHHHAGNQFWSFDLNSKQIIHGQNRAEQRCLEALVEQRKVVANICDANNLRQQWKFGYANEKLLEDLWKNIPQ from the exons atgatgttGGGCCGTGAGCTTTTATTAAGGCataaaaaaactattttaatgctgttgctgttcgctGTAATTTGCAATGTTATCATTTATCTCTACATAACGGACACGAAAACAGAAGCTTCAACAACCagaacaacatcaacaacagctgcagcagaatTTGCCCCAAAGATGGCAACAACGCCACATGAGCTCATTCAGCCGGAGACGCTAGTGATGGCCGGTCTGGGCGCATTGGGTCGACCGGCGGAGAGCAACTGGACTgctgagcagctgctggccatgGAGAGCAGCCAGCGCGAAACGGGTTATAATGCCTGGCTCTCAGAGCGCATATCACCAGCGCGTAAGCTTTTCGATATGCGGCATCGCAG CTGCAAAAAGCTCAAGTACCCATTGGAAAAGCTCCCAGCTATCAGTGTCATTATCACGCAACACAACGAACAGCCGAGTGTGCTGATAAGAACGTTAAGCAGTCTGAGGAGCAGAACGCCGGCACGCCTATTGCGAGAGATCATTCTGGTGGATGATGGCAGTGACCTGCGGCAAGAGCACCTGGCGAGAATTCTGGACGAGCAGTTTCGGGGCttggtgcagcagcagcgtctgcCAAGGCAGCTGGGCCTGATGCAGGCGCGTCTTGCGGGCGCTGAGAAGGCGCTGTCGAAAGTTCTCGTATTTCTTGATGCCCATGTGGAGGTCACCCGGGGTTGGCTGGAGCCCTTGTTGGCACCGCTGCTCGAGAACAATAAGACCTGCTGCACACCCGTCGTGGATACCATAGACTATGAGACCTTTGCCTATAGGCGCGGCAAGCCATCGCGTGGCTTCTTCGACTGGGACTTTAATTAtgtgcagctgccgctgctcaaggaggaggagcaggcGCTGCCTGCGCCACATGACAATCCCATCATGAATGGAGGTCTGTTTGCCATAAATCGCAATTGGTTCTTTGAGCTGGGTGGTTATGATGAAGGACTGCGCATTTGGGGCGCGGAACAGTTCGAGCTGAGCCTCAAGATATGGCTGTGCGGTGGTCGCCTGCTGGAGGTGCCTTGCTCCAGAGTGGGACATCTCTTCAGGAATGGCGGTTTCCATGCGCAGTACATGAAAACCGAAAGTGGTAGCAAGGCGGTAGCTAGG AACTACAGACGTGTGGCCGAGGTGTGGTTGGATGAGTACAAGGACAAGCTTTATGCGAATATGCCGCACTTGACCCACATCAAGGTGGGTTCTTTGAAGAAGCAAAAGGCACTACGTCAGCGTCTAAACTGTAAGCCCTTCAAATGGTTTTTGGATCACCTGGGTCGCGACTTTTTGGAGCAGTATCCAATGGACGAGCCTTTGGATTTCGCCTTTGGCGCTGTGCAAAGCTTGGCAGCGCCCACACTGTGCTTGGAGCGAACAGAGTCTGCGGAACATCCGCAACTGCTGCCTTGTGATGAGGATCTCATGTATCCAAAGTTGGAGCAAAAGTGGTCTTTGAGCCATTTCCGTGATCTGCACTCGAGTTCCCGTTGCCTGGAGGTGCACCAGCAGCATCCAAATGCTGAAATTTGGCTCTGGCAATGTCATCATCATGCTGGCAATCAGTTTTGGTCCTTCGACCTCAATTCCAAGCAGATAATCCATGGCCAGAACAGAGCTGAGCAACGTTGCCTTGAAGCTCTAGTGGAACAGCGCAAGGTAGTTGCCAATATCTGTGATGCCAACAATCTGCGGCAGCAATGGAAGTTCGGATATGCAAATGAGAAACTGCTGGAGGACTTATGGAAGAATATACCTCAGTAG
- the Pgant8 gene encoding polypeptide N-acetylgalactosaminyltransferase 8 isoform X2 produces METLVMAGLGALGRPAESNWTAEQLLAMESSQRETGYNAWLSERISPARKLFDMRHRSCKKLKYPLEKLPAISVIITQHNEQPSVLIRTLSSLRSRTPARLLREIILVDDGSDLRQEHLARILDEQFRGLVQQQRLPRQLGLMQARLAGAEKALSKVLVFLDAHVEVTRGWLEPLLAPLLENNKTCCTPVVDTIDYETFAYRRGKPSRGFFDWDFNYVQLPLLKEEEQALPAPHDNPIMNGGLFAINRNWFFELGGYDEGLRIWGAEQFELSLKIWLCGGRLLEVPCSRVGHLFRNGGFHAQYMKTESGSKAVARNYRRVAEVWLDEYKDKLYANMPHLTHIKVGSLKKQKALRQRLNCKPFKWFLDHLGRDFLEQYPMDEPLDFAFGAVQSLAAPTLCLERTESAEHPQLLPCDEDLMYPKLEQKWSLSHFRDLHSSSRCLEVHQQHPNAEIWLWQCHHHAGNQFWSFDLNSKQIIHGQNRAEQRCLEALVEQRKVVANICDANNLRQQWKFGYANEKLLEDLWKNIPQ; encoded by the exons ATGGAGACGCTAGTGATGGCCGGTCTGGGCGCATTGGGTCGACCGGCGGAGAGCAACTGGACTgctgagcagctgctggccatgGAGAGCAGCCAGCGCGAAACGGGTTATAATGCCTGGCTCTCAGAGCGCATATCGCCGGCGCGTAAGCTTTTCGATATGCGGCATCGCAG CTGCAAAAAGCTCAAGTACCCATTGGAAAAGCTCCCAGCTATCAGTGTCATTATCACGCAACACAACGAACAGCCGAGTGTGCTGATAAGAACGTTAAGCAGTCTGAGGAGCAGAACGCCGGCACGCCTATTGCGAGAGATCATTCTGGTGGATGATGGCAGTGACCTGCGGCAAGAGCACCTGGCGAGAATTCTGGACGAGCAGTTTCGGGGCttggtgcagcagcagcgtctgcCAAGGCAGCTGGGCCTGATGCAGGCGCGTCTTGCGGGCGCTGAGAAGGCGCTGTCGAAAGTTCTCGTATTTCTTGATGCCCATGTGGAGGTCACCCGGGGTTGGCTGGAGCCCTTGTTGGCACCGCTGCTCGAGAACAATAAGACCTGCTGCACACCCGTCGTGGATACCATAGACTATGAGACCTTTGCCTATAGGCGCGGCAAGCCATCGCGTGGCTTCTTCGACTGGGACTTTAATTAtgtgcagctgccgctgctcaaggaggaggagcaggcGCTGCCTGCGCCACATGACAATCCCATCATGAATGGAGGTCTGTTTGCCATAAATCGCAATTGGTTCTTTGAGCTGGGTGGTTATGATGAAGGACTGCGCATTTGGGGCGCGGAACAGTTCGAGCTGAGCCTCAAGATATGGCTGTGCGGTGGTCGCCTGCTGGAGGTGCCTTGCTCCAGAGTGGGACATCTCTTCAGGAATGGCGGTTTCCATGCGCAGTACATGAAAACCGAAAGTGGTAGCAAGGCGGTAGCTAGG AACTACAGACGTGTGGCCGAGGTGTGGTTGGATGAGTACAAGGACAAGCTTTATGCGAATATGCCGCACTTGACCCACATCAAGGTGGGTTCTTTGAAGAAGCAAAAGGCACTACGTCAGCGTCTAAACTGTAAGCCCTTCAAATGGTTTTTGGATCACCTGGGTCGCGACTTTTTGGAGCAGTATCCAATGGACGAGCCTTTGGATTTCGCCTTTGGCGCTGTGCAAAGCTTGGCAGCGCCCACACTGTGCTTGGAGCGAACAGAGTCTGCGGAACATCCGCAACTGCTGCCTTGTGATGAGGATCTCATGTATCCAAAGTTGGAGCAAAAGTGGTCTTTGAGCCATTTCCGTGATCTGCACTCGAGTTCCCGTTGCCTGGAGGTGCACCAGCAGCATCCAAATGCTGAAATTTGGCTCTGGCAATGTCATCATCATGCTGGCAATCAGTTTTGGTCCTTCGACCTCAATTCCAAGCAGATAATCCATGGCCAGAACAGAGCTGAGCAACGTTGCCTTGAAGCTCTAGTGGAACAGCGCAAGGTAGTTGCCAATATCTGTGATGCCAACAATCTGCGGCAGCAATGGAAGTTCGGATATGCAAATGAGAAACTGCTGGAGGACTTATGGAAGAATATACCTCAGTAG
- the LOC6622418 gene encoding luciferin sulfotransferase, with protein sequence MYKSESLQTMATMPMVRIRCMDGTWLPLQQNWCNRCCTLPARYTEQNAQRIHAFETRDSDVFVVTFMKCGTTWMQELAWLLLNQLDFEAAKSRYVMERSRFLEYSALSPLPDDTITACEEMVSPRLIKSHLPAQLLPQQVWQQGRKIIYVARNPKDVVVSSYHFLKDTLLWEGDLNTFVNEFMKDQILFTSFWSHIVDFLRMRNEPNIFFVTYEEMKRDLRSVIKRLCKFLSVDDVKDNQMEQLLQHLSFDNMKGNKYSNLTGFFKQIQNTTKDFEFMRRGVVGSYNDELSALQKQKLDKWSSDFLKAYDIRESDIFGDL encoded by the exons ATGTACAAGAGCGAATCTCTTCAGACGATGGCCACAATGCCCATGGTCAGGATACGTTGCATGGATGGCACGTGGCTGCCACTTCAGCAAAATTGGTGTAATCGCTGTTGCACGCTGCCAGCACGCTATACGGAGCAGAACGCGCAGCGTATCCATGCCTTTGAGACCCGTGACAGCGATGTGTTTGTGGTGACCTTTATGAAGTGCGGCACCACTTGGATGCAGGAGCTGGCGTGGTTGCTCCTTAATCAGCTGGACTTTGAGGCCGCCAAGAGCCGTTATGTAATGGAACGCAGTCGATTCCTAGA GTATTCTGCGCTCTCGCCGCTGCCCGATGATACGATAACAGCATGCGAGGAGATGGTTAGTCCACGATTGATAAAATCTCATTTGCCGGCTCAATTGTTGCCACAGCAGGTCTGGCAGCAGGGCCGTAAAATAATCTATGTGGCTCGCAATCCCAAGGATGTTGTGGTTTCCTCGTACCATTTTTTAAAAGACACTCTACTGTGGGAGGGCGATTTGAATACATTTGTCAACGAGTTTATGAAGGATCAGATATTATTCACCTCCTTCTGGTCACATATTGTAGATTTTTTGAGAATGCGCAACGAACCCAATATTTTCTTTGTTACCTATGAGGAAATGAAGCGGGACTTAAGATCTGTCATTAAGAGACTATGCAAGTTTTTATCTGTGGATGATGTAAAAGATAATCAAATGGAACAATTGCTGCAGCATTTATCATTTGACAATATGAAAG GCAACAAATACAGCAATCTGACGGgctttttcaaacaaattcaaaatactACCAAGGACTTTGA ATTCATGCGTCGTGGAGTTGTTGGTTCCTACAACGATGAGCTGAGTGCcttacaaaagcaaaaactagATAAATGGTCCAGCGATTTTTTGAAGGCATACGATATTAGGGAGTCGGATATATTTGGCGATCTATAA